One region of Chryseobacterium sp. C-71 genomic DNA includes:
- a CDS encoding polyphosphate kinase 2 family protein produces the protein MTNNFSDDFIIKDKFSIKKTDTEYKGKLTKEEGVQILIQEKEKLRELQEKLYADGSKSLLVVLQAMDAAGKDSLIEHVFGGVNPQGCNVMSFKTPSSKEYAHDFLWRHYLAVPQKGMIGIFNRSHYESVLVCKVHPEYNLSEKTWTSVKDFDKEFWDNRYESIRNFEKHLAQNGTTIIKIFLHVSKDEQKKRLLDRINEQEKNWKFSAADLPERALFDEYMNCYETAINETSKDEAPWYVIPADNKWFARLSAIQIIIDTLEKMDLKYPTLSKEDRAGLDDAKKQLESE, from the coding sequence ATGACAAATAATTTTTCAGACGACTTCATCATAAAGGACAAATTTTCAATAAAAAAAACTGATACAGAATATAAAGGGAAACTTACTAAAGAGGAAGGTGTTCAGATCTTAATTCAAGAAAAAGAAAAACTTCGTGAGTTGCAGGAAAAACTATATGCAGATGGAAGTAAATCTCTTTTGGTTGTGCTTCAAGCAATGGATGCGGCAGGCAAAGACAGTCTCATAGAACACGTTTTTGGCGGTGTAAATCCTCAAGGCTGTAATGTGATGAGTTTTAAAACACCGAGCTCAAAAGAATATGCTCATGACTTTTTGTGGAGACATTATTTAGCAGTACCCCAAAAAGGAATGATAGGAATTTTCAACCGCTCACACTATGAAAGTGTTTTGGTTTGTAAAGTACATCCCGAGTATAATTTAAGCGAGAAAACCTGGACTTCTGTAAAAGATTTTGATAAAGAATTTTGGGATAATCGTTACGAAAGCATTAGAAATTTCGAAAAACATTTGGCTCAAAACGGAACTACTATTATTAAAATTTTCCTTCATGTTTCTAAAGACGAACAAAAGAAAAGATTATTAGACAGAATCAACGAACAGGAAAAAAATTGGAAATTCTCTGCAGCAGATCTACCCGAAAGAGCTTTGTTTGATGAATACATGAATTGCTACGAAACCGCAATCAATGAGACTTCTAAAGATGAAGCACCTTGGTATGTGATTCCGGCTGACAATAAATGGTTTGCAAGATTATCTGCAATACAAATCATTATTGATACTTTAGAAAAAATGGATTTGAAATATCCTACACTTTCAAAAGAAGATCGAGCAGGTTTGGATGATGCTAAAAAGCAGTTGGAAAGCGAATAA
- a CDS encoding DUF1573 domain-containing protein, with the protein MKTLLAGIALFGTIALASAQTITFDKTTYEYGAIKPNSDGTRFFTVTNTGDKPLIISNVKPACGCTTPEFSQDPILPGKSAKIKVGYATANAGPFNKMIEVFSNDPVNSRSIIYIKGDVNANAPEPKVLTPAEQKAAAKAEKKAAKTAKKVAARN; encoded by the coding sequence ATGAAAACATTACTTGCAGGAATTGCATTATTCGGAACTATTGCTTTAGCATCTGCACAAACAATTACATTCGACAAAACTACTTACGAATATGGTGCAATTAAACCAAATTCTGACGGTACAAGATTTTTTACTGTAACTAACACAGGTGATAAGCCTTTGATTATTTCAAACGTAAAACCTGCTTGCGGGTGTACAACTCCTGAATTTAGCCAAGACCCAATTTTACCAGGTAAATCTGCTAAAATTAAAGTAGGATATGCTACAGCTAACGCAGGTCCTTTCAACAAAATGATTGAAGTATTTTCTAATGACCCTGTAAACAGCAGAAGTATCATCTACATCAAAGGTGATGTAAACGCAAACGCTCCTGAACCTAAAGTTTTGACACCTGCTGAACAAAAGGCGGCTGCAAAAGCTGAAAAGAAAGCTGCTAAAACTGCTAAGAAAGTAGCTGCAAGAAACTAA